A genomic segment from Falsibacillus pallidus encodes:
- a CDS encoding DUF4179 domain-containing protein, with protein MHDSEKELLKVKDKYQYLKGPDDKLDQAIRAGINQAKGRRSSLDHMRHWMLSGAAAIILLVLFAGAIHQSDLVAGYVRKVPGMEKIVELVHQDKGLVDLIHHDFVQTINKSDSHGGLTLTVKNIIADDQQLIMYYTFTNENHESFKDLQIKSMKLKDSVGEEIKQYSLEYGPDVVEGDRKKTELQEAIYGLHSPLTDSSYSLNVELEGDKKLENTVWKVPIKLDRSKMGANKDIVLNKEVKVQQQSVLVKDITFSPTRVAVQVEYPEENSKQVLNIEDLQLVDEKGEVWSKITNGISASGDGNHVTYYLESNYFKKPKQLYLVFHKLQALDKDELEVVVNPKDQKILKAPKDGKITAVQYNLSENQLEFKIKGDFHIGSPFSKYKNDQGEFKYLSGNTYMNSYDNDITGYGLTIPQVNPVENLTLLLGSYPAYINGDVKIRIK; from the coding sequence GTGCATGATTCTGAAAAAGAATTGTTGAAAGTGAAGGACAAATATCAATATCTCAAAGGTCCGGACGATAAACTCGATCAGGCGATAAGGGCAGGTATCAACCAAGCAAAGGGAAGAAGATCCTCGCTCGATCATATGCGACACTGGATGCTGTCTGGTGCGGCGGCAATTATCCTCCTTGTTTTATTTGCAGGAGCCATTCATCAATCTGACTTAGTAGCAGGCTATGTGAGAAAAGTTCCGGGTATGGAAAAAATCGTGGAATTGGTCCATCAGGATAAAGGGCTTGTTGATCTCATACACCACGATTTTGTGCAAACGATTAATAAAAGCGACTCGCATGGCGGGTTGACGTTAACTGTTAAAAATATCATTGCGGATGATCAGCAGTTGATTATGTATTACACATTTACGAACGAGAATCATGAATCATTTAAAGACCTGCAAATAAAAAGCATGAAATTGAAGGATTCTGTAGGAGAGGAGATTAAACAGTATTCATTAGAATACGGCCCAGATGTGGTGGAAGGTGACAGAAAGAAAACAGAACTTCAAGAAGCAATATATGGACTTCATTCTCCTCTGACCGATTCTTCGTACAGCCTGAATGTCGAACTGGAAGGGGATAAAAAACTTGAAAACACGGTATGGAAGGTTCCTATCAAACTGGACCGTTCCAAAATGGGAGCAAATAAAGATATTGTCCTCAATAAAGAGGTCAAAGTCCAACAGCAGTCGGTTTTGGTCAAAGACATCACGTTCTCCCCGACCAGGGTTGCTGTCCAAGTGGAATACCCGGAAGAGAACAGCAAGCAAGTCCTAAATATAGAAGACTTGCAGCTTGTGGATGAAAAAGGGGAAGTATGGTCAAAGATTACAAATGGGATTTCAGCATCTGGGGATGGAAACCATGTCACCTATTACCTCGAAAGCAACTATTTCAAGAAACCGAAGCAGCTGTATCTCGTTTTTCATAAGCTTCAAGCTTTGGATAAAGATGAGCTGGAAGTGGTGGTTAATCCTAAGGATCAAAAAATTCTGAAGGCGCCAAAGGATGGAAAGATTACAGCTGTACAATACAATCTCAGTGAAAATCAACTGGAATTCAAAATCAAGGGAGATTTCCATATAGGATCACCCTTTTCTAAGTACAAAAATGACCAGGGGGAATTTAAGTATCTTAGTGGTAATACCTATATGAACTCTTATGACAATGACATCACAGGTTATGGATTAACAATTCCACAAGTGAATCCGGTTGAGAATCTGACCCTCCTATTGGGATCCTACCCTGCTTATATCAATGGGGATGTGAAAATCAGGATTAAATGA